A window from Fragaria vesca subsp. vesca linkage group LG5, FraVesHawaii_1.0, whole genome shotgun sequence encodes these proteins:
- the LOC101295813 gene encoding dCTP pyrophosphatase 1-like gives MGSSYEFSRNENKDVSLQELRDRLAEFSRVRDWEQYHSPRNLLLALVGEVGELSEIFQWKGEVARGLPNWSSDDKEHLGEELSDVLLYLIQLADVCGIDLGQAALSKIVKNARKYPVSNQTPAAASTN, from the exons ATGGGGAGCTCCTATGAGTTTTCAAGAAATGAAAACAAAGATGTTTCACTTCAGGAACTGAGAGACAGGCTTGCTGAGTTTTCTCGAGTTAGAGATTGGGAACAATACCACAGTCCTAGAAATCTTCTTCTAGCACTA GTTGGAGAGGTTGGGGAGCTGTCTGAGATCTTCCAGTGGAAGGGTGAAGTTGCAAGAGGACTACCAAACTGGAGTTCTGATGACAAAGAACATTTAGGAGAGGAGCTCTCTGATGTGCTGCTCTATCTGATCCAGCTTGCCGATGTTTGCGGCATTGATCTTGGACAAGCAGCACTCAGTAAGATTGTCAAGAATGCTAGGAAGTATCCAGTTTCCAACCAAACACCAGCTGCAGCTTCAACCAACTAG